ATTTCGATTCCCAGCCGGTGCCGAAGGGCAAGGAGCAGGACCTCTACGACAGGATCGCCCGCGCGCTGGAGGGTTCCGTGGAAAAGCACATGCGTGCCGACGTCACCGTCGGATCCTTTCTCTCCGGCGGCATCGATTCCACCGCGATTGCCGCACTGGCGAAGCGCCACAACCCGAATCTTTTGACGTTCACCACCGGTTTCGAGCGCGAGGGGTACTCGGAGGTCGACGTGGCTGCGGAGTCGGCGGAGGCGATCGGTGTGGAGCACATCGTGAAGATCGTCTCCCCCGAGGAGTACGCGGACGCGATCCCGAAGATCATGTGGTACCTCGACGACCCGGTCGCAGACCCATCGCTGGTGCCACTGTTTTTCGTCGCGCAAGAGGCCCGCAAACATGTGAAGGTGGTGCTCTCCGGTGAGGGTGCCGACGAGCTGTTTGGCGGCTACACCATTTACAAAGAACCGCTGTCGCTCGCGCCCTTTGAGAAGCTGCCGAGCGCGCTGAACAAGGGTCTGAATCGGTTGAGCCGCGTCCTGCCGGATGGCATGAAGGGCAAGAGCCTACTCGAGCGCGGTACGACCCCGATGGAGGACCGCTACTACGGCAACGCCCGCTCCTTTAACTTCGATCAGCTCCAGCGTGTGCTGCCGTGGGCGAAGCGCGAGTGGGACCACCGCGAGGTCACAGCGCCGATCTACGCCGCATCCACCGACATGGACCCGGTGGCGCGCATGCAAAACCTCGACCTGTTTACCTGGATGCGCGGCGATATTCTGGTCAAGGCCGACAAGATGAACATGGCGAACTCGCTCGAGCTGCGTGTGCCGTTCTTGGACAAGGAGGTCTTCGAGGTCGCCCAGACGATCCCCTTCGATCAAAAGATCGCGAATGGCACCACCAAGTACGCGCTACGCAAGGCGATGGAGCAGATCGTCCCGCCGCACGTGCTGCACCGCAAGAAGCTGGGCTTCCCGGTTCCGATGCGCCACTGGCTCGCCGGCGACGAGCTCTTCGGCTGGGCGCAGGACACGATCCGCGAGTCGCTTACCGACGACATCTTTGCCAAGGACCAGGTCCTGGAGATGCTCAAGGAGCACCGCGACGGTGTCTCCGACCACTCCCGCCGCCTGTGGACGGTGCTGGCCTTCATGGTCTGGCACGGCATTTTCGTCGAGCACCGCATCGACCCGCAGATCGAGCACAAGGACTACCCGGTCGAGCTCTAGGTAGCGCCTGCACTACCTCAAATGTAGCGCCAGGGGTGTGGTGCCGCGACCCGTGTGCGGGTTGGATGAGATGCATGTCAACAGCACGCAAAGTTCTCCTCACGGTCGGCGGCCTAATGGTCGCGCTCACTCTCGCAGCGGTTACCGCCCTGTATGTCTACGGTCCCACTGCCACCGCCATGTACACCGGCACCGCTCGGTTCTTTGGCACGGACACCCCGAAGCGCTACACCTCTACGGTGCTCGATCTCGCCAGCCAGGGCATCTACGCAGACTCTGCGGAGTTTGCGGAGGCCAGCACCGCTGCTCGAGAAGCCGCGGAGAACGCCGAAACGCTCGACGACATCCGTCCCGCACTCAACAAGGCCGTGCAGGCTGCTGGAGGCAAGCACTCCAAACTGTTCGCGCCAGCCACTGGCGACGATGACGAGGTTGCTGAAACGAAGACTGTCGGCGTGGCGGTCAGTGGCGGCGTCGCGGTTGCGACGGTGCCAAGAGTGGACCGCCACGCCGACGTTCAGGCCTACGCGGACACCCTCACTAGCGGCCTGATCCAAGCCCGGGACGATGGGGTTTGCGGAGTTATCGTGGACCTGCGCGGTAACTACGGTGGCGATATGGGCCCAATGCTCGCGGGGCTCTCACCTCTACTTCCGGACGGTGAGGTGCTCGAATTTGTTACAGCGAGCAGCTCGATGCCGGTCAACGTCAGCGGTAACGCGGTCGACGGCGGAGGGACCGCCCTGGAAACCGCGGGTGGCAAATGGGACGCGCCGACCGCTGTGCTTGTGGACGAATACACCGCCTCGTCCGGTGAGGCAACGATGTTGTCGTTCCGCGGCTTGGAGCACTCGCGCAGCTTCGGTGAACCGACGGCCGGCTATGCCTCGGCCAACATGGTTTACGACTTTCCAGACGGTAGCAACCTGATGCTCACCATCGCGAAGGATCGCGCCCGCACCGGCGAAACGTTCGCGGAGGATCCCATCCGTCCCGATACCGAGGGCGGTGAAGCAGACGCGCTGGCGTGGCTCGCCGAGGAGCATGGCTGCCGGTAACAAGGCAAGAAGAAAGCTCCGCACCGTTGATGGTGCGGAGCTTTCATCGTCGCTAAGCGAACGGCGCTTAGTTGAAGCTGTCGCCGCAGGCGCAGGCGGAACCAGCGTTCGGGTTGTCGATGGTGAAGCCCTGCTGCTCGATGGTGTCGGCAAAGTCGATGGTGGCGCCCATGAGGTACGGAACGCTCATCTTGTCCACGACGAGACGCACGCCGCCAACCTCGTCGGCCTTGTCGCCGTCTAGGTCGCGGTCGTCGAAGTAGAGCTGGTAGCGCAGGCCAGCGCAGCCACCCGGCTGGACAGCGATACGCAGGGAGAGGTCGTTACGGCCCTCCTGGTCCAGCAGCGCCTTCGCCTTGGCGGCCGCGGCCTCGGTCAGGTTCACACCGGTTGCGGAAGTAGGTGCAGTCATTGGGTACTCCTTCGTGCTACGCGTTCGAGTGGCGCCCATGCTACGCGCCTACCCATCACGCCCGGTGTAACAGCTCCGGTGCGCAATGTATTCCCACTGGTTATTGGAATGTCGCGGCAGCCTTGTAGCCTATATGGCGTGAAACTTCCCTGGCAGAAAAATGAAGAGGCGGGCGGCTCGGGCTCGTCGAAAATTGAGCTCCCCGGCCGCGACGATGCACCCGCGGTAGCCGAGCCCGCAGAGAAGCAGTACCCGAAGGGATACACCCCGCCGAAGGGCCGTCCGACTCCGAAGCGTCTAGACCAGGAGATCAAGCGTGGCGTGGTGCGCGACCCGAACGCCGCCAGCCCCGCGCAGATGCGCCAGCGTGAAAAAGAGCTGAAGAAGACCATGTCCAAGGAGGAGTGGAAGGCGCACAAGAAGGAGGTCCGCGCCGAAAACCGCGCTCGCAACCGCGAACTGCAGGCGAAGATGGACTCCGGCGACGAGCGCTACCTCATGGAGCGCGACAAGGGCGAGGTGCGCCGCTTCGTGCGCGACTGGGTGGATTCCCAGCGCTTCTTCAACAACTACGTCATGCCGGTCGCGCTGATCCTGGTCGTCGTGATGTTCCTGGGTACGTGGCTACCGCGTCTGGCTGCTGCCCTTTCCATTGCAACGCTGCTGTTCATCCTCACGATCTTCATCGAAGGCTTCGTCATCGGTTTCCGCGTCAACCGTCGCGTGCGCCAGAAGTTCCCAGACGCCAAGACCGGCTTCAGCCTGGGCATGTACGCGTTCTCGCGCGCGACCCAGCCGCGCAACTGGCGCTCGCCGAAGCCGCAGGTGGCGCTCGGAGAAAAGGTCTAGGCCATGCGTTTTCCCCCGGTTGAGCCGCCGAAGCGCGCCCATGCCCGCGCGGTGGCGGATGCGCTCGCTGGCGCCACGAGCGGCGTCGCACTCGGCAGGCTGGGGGCGCTCGGCGCGTGGGTCGCTTCCGCGCAGGGCCGCGACATGCCGCAGCCGTTCACTCGCGCCCGGTCGATTGTTGTCGCCGGCAACCACGGCATCGCCGCGCGCGGGGTGTCCGCGTGGACATCTGACGCTGCGGAGGCGCAGGCCGAGCAGCTGCGCCGCGGTGCTGGTCCGGCGAGCGCGGCTGCGCGCGTGTCGGGCGCGAGCATCAGGCTTATCGACGACTACTTGGCCACCCCCACCGGCGCCATCGACACCGAGCCGGCGGTCAGCCAGGACGTGTGGGCCGCTGCCCTCGCCGCCGGCGCGGAGATCGCCGACAGTGAGATCGACGCCGGCGCAGACTTGATTATCCCGGGAGACATCGGGGTGGCGAACACGACTGTCGCCGCCGCCGTGTACGGCACGTTCACCCGCACAGAGCCGGTCAACGCAATCGGGCGCGGCTCCGGAATCAACGACGAGGTGTGGAAGGTGAAAGTCGCCGCGATCCGTGACGCGATGTTTCGGGTCCGCGGCTTTCGCAACGACACAGAGCGTGTCTGCGCGGAATTGTCCGGCCCGGATTTGGCGTGTCTGACCGGCATCATCGCCCAGTCCGCGGCACGTCGCACGCCTCTGCTCATCGACAGCACCTACGCGGCTGTGGCCGCATACGTCGCCGAGCGCCTGGCCCCCGGCACGAAGGAATGGATCTTGGCGGCGCAGCTCACCGAGGAACCCGCGCATGCTGGCTGCCTCGAAGCGCTCGGGCTCACACCAGTGCTCACCCTGGATATGAAAACGGGCCAGGGCGCTGGTGCCCTGGCCGCGTTGCCGCAGTTGAACCTCGCCGCCGAGTTGGTCGGCGAGGCGATGGGAAACTAAGCCTCGATCAGCGTGGTGTTCCAGCCGTGGGTGTCCTCCACGTCACCGGTCTGGATGCCGCGCAGGCGCTCGCGCATCGCCATGGTGATCTCGCCGGCCTCACCGCCGTTGATGGTGAATTCGCCGTGCTTGCTCAGCACGCGGCCGACCGGGGTGATCACGGCCGCGGTGCCGCACGCCATGGTCTCGGAGATGGTGCCGTCTTCAGCGCCAGTGCGCCATTCGTCGACAGTGATCTTGCGCTCCTCCACCTCGTAGCCCAAGTCCTTGACCACCTGCAGCAACGACTTGCGAGTGATGCCCGGCAGCAGGGAGCCAGTCAGTTCGGGGGTGATGATCTTCGCGGTCTCGCCCGAGCCTTCGACGAACATGAGGTTCATGCCGCCCATCTCCTCGATGTACTCGCGCTCGCACGCGTCGAGGAATACAACTTGGTCGCAGCCCTTTGCCGCCGCTTCCTGCTGCGCGATGAGCGATGCGGCGTAGTTACCGGCGAACTTCGCGTCGCCGGTGCCGCCCGGGGCCGCGCGCACGTAGTCCTCGGAGATCCAGACGCTGACCGGCTTCACCCCACCGGAGAAGTATGCGCCGGCCGGGGAGGCGATGATGTAGAACGAAAAGTTCGACGATGGCTTCACACCCAGCGTCTTTTCCGTGCCGATCATGAACGGGCGCAGGTACAGCGAAGCTTCGCCGCCCGCCTCGGGGACCCACTTTTCGTCGATGGCCACGATCTGGCGCACCGCTTCCAAAAACAGTTCCTCCGGCAGCTCCGGCATCGCCATGCGCTTGGCGGAGTTGTTCAGGCGCTTCGCGTTCTGCTCGGGGCGAAACGCGGTGATCCGGCCGTCGGCGTGGCGGTAGGCCTTGAGCCCCTCGAAGATGGCCTGGCCGTAGTGGAAGACGTTGGACGCCGGGTCGAGCGAGATCGGCTCGTAGGCGCGGACCTGCGGATTGTGCCAGCCGTCCTCCTCGTTCCACTCGATGGAGACCATGTGGTCGGTGAACTCCTGGCCGAACGCGGGGTCTTTCAGGATCTGCTCGCGTTCCGCGTCGGACGCAGGGTTTTCGGACGGGGTAATTGCAAATTCGAGGTTAGCCATGTGGTCCACGTTACTCGGTGTCTATGTACCCTCGGTAGACAATCCTGTCCGTTTCGCCAGAAAGGTGTTGTTTATGTCGTTCGATGTCTCGCTTCCCGCCCGCGGCACGACCGTCCGCGCGGTCACCGGTTCCGCCCCTGCCGGAGCTGCGGCGTTGGTGCCGGTCGCTTCCGGTGAGGACGGAATCGAGGTGCCGGTGACTCAACTTGCACCGCAAGGTCTTCTGGAGGCGCTCGTCGCTGTCGGCGCGAAGGGCACCACGGGTGAGGTGACGCGCGTGCTTGTCGACGACACCCTCGTCATCACGTTCGGCCTCGGCGACGCCGCCGACATCGACGACGAGGCCGTACGCCGCGCCGTCGGCAACGCCACCCGCACGCTCAACGGCCTGGACAAGGCCACGATCTCCACGGAGTTCGGCGTCCGCCCGGTTGTCGAGGGGCTGCTGCTCGGCGGCTACGTCTACAACGGCCTGAAGTCTGCCGGCGCCACGCTTGATGATGACAACACCGACGCCGAGCTGCCCCAAACCACCGAAGTCACCGTGGTCGGCGCCGACGAAACTGAGTTCGAGCAGGCTGTGGCGATCGCCGAGTCCGTCAATCTCGCCCGCGACTTGGTCAACACCCCGGCGAACTTCCTCTACCCCGAGACCTACGCCGCGGTAATGGGCGAGGTTGCTAAGACCGCGGGCCTGGACATCGAGGTGCTCGACGAAAACGCACTCGAGGAGCAGGGCTTCGGCGGCATTCTTACGGTCGGCCGCGGGTCGTCGAGAAGCCCGCGCCTGGTCCACCTCACCTGGGCGCCCGAGGGTGCGACGAAGAAGGTCGCGCTCGTGGGCAAGGGCATCACCTTCGACACCGGCGGCATCTCGCTCAAGCCAGGCTCCGGCATGGAGGACATGATCTCCGACATGGGCGGCTCCGCAGCGCAGCTCGGCGCCATCGCCGCCGCCGCGCGCCTCAACCTGCCAGCGCGTATCGACGCCTGGCTGCCCCTGGCCGAGAACATGCCCTCCGGCACCGCTACCCGCCCGGGCGATGTGATCACGCACTACGGCGGCATCACCTCCGAGGTGATCAACACCGACGCGGAGGGTCGCCTAGTGCTTGCAGACGCCATCGCCCGCGCCTGCGAGGACAACCCCGACTACCTCGTTGAAACCGCCACCTTGACCGGCGCGCAGCTGGTCGCCCTGGGCAACCGCACCGCCGGCGTGATGGGTTCCGACGAGCTGCGCGACCTCGTGGCCGAGGCCGGCCGCGGCGTCGGCGAACAGGCCTGGGCCATGCCGCTGCTCGAGGAGCAGGAAGATGAGCTCAAGTCCCCCATCGCCGACATCCGCAACACCCATAACGCGCGAACCGGCGGCATGCTCTTCGCCGGGCTCTACCTGTCCCGCTTCATCCCGGAAGACGTCGAGTGGACCCACATCGATGTCGCTGGGCCTGCTTGGAACGGCGGCGGTGCCTGGGGCTACACCCCGAAGCGCGCCACCGGTGCCCCGGTGCGCACCATCGTCGAGACGCTGCAGCAGGTGGCAGCGAAGTAGGGGCGCACCTACAGACTAGGAGTACGGGTTTTCGCCGCGGTCGAACTTGGCGCGGCGTTCGCGCTGCTCTTCCCGTTTGCGCAGGATGCGCTCCTGCTCCATCTTCTTGCGCATGCGGTCGGGGTAGCCTGTCTCCTCGACGTCGTAGAGCATGATACCCAAGTCGTTAGCGACGATGTCGATGCCTTTCGGCCCGCCGATGCGACGTCGGGTGTAGTTTCCCTGCTCGTCGACAAGCACGACCGACATCTCGTTGACCATCGTTTCGGGCTCAACA
Above is a genomic segment from Corynebacterium lujinxingii containing:
- a CDS encoding HesB/IscA family protein, with product MTAPTSATGVNLTEAAAAKAKALLDQEGRNDLSLRIAVQPGGCAGLRYQLYFDDRDLDGDKADEVGGVRLVVDKMSVPYLMGATIDFADTIEQQGFTIDNPNAGSACACGDSFN
- a CDS encoding DUF3043 domain-containing protein; its protein translation is MKLPWQKNEEAGGSGSSKIELPGRDDAPAVAEPAEKQYPKGYTPPKGRPTPKRLDQEIKRGVVRDPNAASPAQMRQREKELKKTMSKEEWKAHKKEVRAENRARNRELQAKMDSGDERYLMERDKGEVRRFVRDWVDSQRFFNNYVMPVALILVVVMFLGTWLPRLAAALSIATLLFILTIFIEGFVIGFRVNRRVRQKFPDAKTGFSLGMYAFSRATQPRNWRSPKPQVALGEKV
- the asnB gene encoding asparagine synthase (glutamine-hydrolyzing) — protein: MCGLLALLTARGDAPEFTDAVGRSLQCMYHRGPDAAGTWNDGDAVFGFNRLAIIDIEHSHQPLRWGPADNPERYALTFNGEIYNYVELREELQAAGYAFNTEGDGEPIVVGYHHWGANVVEHLRGMFAFVIWDTETRTMFAARDQFGIKPLFYATTDKGTVFASEKKSILEMADELGLGLGLDRRAIEHYVDLQYVPEPESLHEEIRRVESGCTVTIKPGGKVHSDRYFEPHFDSQPVPKGKEQDLYDRIARALEGSVEKHMRADVTVGSFLSGGIDSTAIAALAKRHNPNLLTFTTGFEREGYSEVDVAAESAEAIGVEHIVKIVSPEEYADAIPKIMWYLDDPVADPSLVPLFFVAQEARKHVKVVLSGEGADELFGGYTIYKEPLSLAPFEKLPSALNKGLNRLSRVLPDGMKGKSLLERGTTPMEDRYYGNARSFNFDQLQRVLPWAKREWDHREVTAPIYAASTDMDPVARMQNLDLFTWMRGDILVKADKMNMANSLELRVPFLDKEVFEVAQTIPFDQKIANGTTKYALRKAMEQIVPPHVLHRKKLGFPVPMRHWLAGDELFGWAQDTIRESLTDDIFAKDQVLEMLKEHRDGVSDHSRRLWTVLAFMVWHGIFVEHRIDPQIEHKDYPVEL
- a CDS encoding branched-chain amino acid aminotransferase → MANLEFAITPSENPASDAEREQILKDPAFGQEFTDHMVSIEWNEEDGWHNPQVRAYEPISLDPASNVFHYGQAIFEGLKAYRHADGRITAFRPEQNAKRLNNSAKRMAMPELPEELFLEAVRQIVAIDEKWVPEAGGEASLYLRPFMIGTEKTLGVKPSSNFSFYIIASPAGAYFSGGVKPVSVWISEDYVRAAPGGTGDAKFAGNYAASLIAQQEAAAKGCDQVVFLDACEREYIEEMGGMNLMFVEGSGETAKIITPELTGSLLPGITRKSLLQVVKDLGYEVEERKITVDEWRTGAEDGTISETMACGTAAVITPVGRVLSKHGEFTINGGEAGEITMAMRERLRGIQTGDVEDTHGWNTTLIEA
- a CDS encoding oxidoreductase, with protein sequence MFNLFGKGKKSTTFKPPRAPGETIRPDDAQYLREWVAGRAFVEGFVEPETMVNEMSVVLVDEQGNYTRRRIGGPKGIDIVANDLGIMLYDVEETGYPDRMRKKMEQERILRKREEQRERRAKFDRGENPYS
- a CDS encoding leucyl aminopeptidase, which gives rise to MSFDVSLPARGTTVRAVTGSAPAGAAALVPVASGEDGIEVPVTQLAPQGLLEALVAVGAKGTTGEVTRVLVDDTLVITFGLGDAADIDDEAVRRAVGNATRTLNGLDKATISTEFGVRPVVEGLLLGGYVYNGLKSAGATLDDDNTDAELPQTTEVTVVGADETEFEQAVAIAESVNLARDLVNTPANFLYPETYAAVMGEVAKTAGLDIEVLDENALEEQGFGGILTVGRGSSRSPRLVHLTWAPEGATKKVALVGKGITFDTGGISLKPGSGMEDMISDMGGSAAQLGAIAAAARLNLPARIDAWLPLAENMPSGTATRPGDVITHYGGITSEVINTDAEGRLVLADAIARACEDNPDYLVETATLTGAQLVALGNRTAGVMGSDELRDLVAEAGRGVGEQAWAMPLLEEQEDELKSPIADIRNTHNARTGGMLFAGLYLSRFIPEDVEWTHIDVAGPAWNGGGAWGYTPKRATGAPVRTIVETLQQVAAK
- a CDS encoding nicotinate-nucleotide--dimethylbenzimidazole phosphoribosyltransferase, giving the protein MRFPPVEPPKRAHARAVADALAGATSGVALGRLGALGAWVASAQGRDMPQPFTRARSIVVAGNHGIAARGVSAWTSDAAEAQAEQLRRGAGPASAAARVSGASIRLIDDYLATPTGAIDTEPAVSQDVWAAALAAGAEIADSEIDAGADLIIPGDIGVANTTVAAAVYGTFTRTEPVNAIGRGSGINDEVWKVKVAAIRDAMFRVRGFRNDTERVCAELSGPDLACLTGIIAQSAARRTPLLIDSTYAAVAAYVAERLAPGTKEWILAAQLTEEPAHAGCLEALGLTPVLTLDMKTGQGAGALAALPQLNLAAELVGEAMGN
- a CDS encoding S41 family peptidase, which gives rise to MSTARKVLLTVGGLMVALTLAAVTALYVYGPTATAMYTGTARFFGTDTPKRYTSTVLDLASQGIYADSAEFAEASTAAREAAENAETLDDIRPALNKAVQAAGGKHSKLFAPATGDDDEVAETKTVGVAVSGGVAVATVPRVDRHADVQAYADTLTSGLIQARDDGVCGVIVDLRGNYGGDMGPMLAGLSPLLPDGEVLEFVTASSSMPVNVSGNAVDGGGTALETAGGKWDAPTAVLVDEYTASSGEATMLSFRGLEHSRSFGEPTAGYASANMVYDFPDGSNLMLTIAKDRARTGETFAEDPIRPDTEGGEADALAWLAEEHGCR